Proteins encoded within one genomic window of Candidatus Polarisedimenticolia bacterium:
- a CDS encoding ATP-binding protein, whose amino-acid sequence MIEKPQTGQGTRRAPRRAKPLSRLKIGDEWTAIQIIARSQANPQKAVAELVENSIDAGATRIIITRGRRRGRVFLRVSDDGRGVPLNEEGIPDFDYVATHICDSLKRRLGERQRGGVQGEFGIGLLGFWSIGRELEMVSQTGEAPPHMMILRSGSRTYERRRNLGGRTGPGVDVTIHEVHREVQSRLTAERLQRYLGEELRERIRRQGVTIVLEDRLPPSKTLEVRPAVFRGERIVEIGEIPVADHPPVRAEIYLAAEAPPGAERPAVGLYRLGTRVCQDIAALPEFAREPWSTGRLEGALDYADFRVAPASREGFAPDASYHPFVDAVRGVEPILLKRLRREEEARDEQAGRSLVRELQSAFARLLKDLPAGDYDWFGADGRRPFAGGGEGRPGGPDAVPGGRDGTQDELERAADRPGVTPEAGEATAGMALDGATEEAEAEPIMQPALLTGPLERVVIRPAIVRVAIGRRRRLAAIAFDASGLVIQSGSVPEIDRGLEYAWTLSPGAASLIVEPGGRAIVEAGGCPGRGRLAVRVRQGAGDAHTREASAEADVLMEAEAARRAFPPPVFVHAAGETWRSRWNGASGKLEVNSAHSDYQVARPHPARRRRYLGRLYAKELVLHNFGHEPPSAILERLLEVLTRLDEHL is encoded by the coding sequence ATGATCGAGAAACCGCAGACCGGACAGGGAACCCGGCGCGCGCCGCGGCGGGCGAAGCCGCTCAGCCGCCTCAAGATCGGCGACGAGTGGACGGCGATCCAGATCATCGCCCGCTCGCAGGCCAATCCCCAGAAGGCGGTCGCGGAGCTGGTGGAGAACTCCATCGACGCCGGGGCGACCCGCATCATCATCACGCGCGGGCGCCGCCGCGGCCGGGTCTTCCTGCGGGTCTCGGATGACGGACGGGGGGTGCCGCTCAATGAAGAGGGCATCCCGGACTTTGACTATGTCGCGACGCACATCTGCGACTCCCTCAAGCGGCGCCTGGGCGAGCGCCAGCGCGGCGGTGTCCAGGGGGAGTTTGGCATCGGGCTCCTGGGATTCTGGTCGATCGGCCGCGAGCTGGAGATGGTGTCGCAGACCGGAGAGGCGCCGCCGCACATGATGATCCTGCGCAGCGGGTCCAGGACCTACGAGCGCCGCCGCAATCTGGGAGGCCGCACGGGGCCGGGGGTGGACGTCACGATCCACGAGGTCCACCGCGAGGTCCAGAGCCGGCTGACGGCGGAGAGGCTGCAGCGTTATCTCGGCGAGGAGCTGCGCGAGCGGATCCGGCGACAGGGAGTGACAATCGTTCTCGAGGACCGCCTGCCCCCCTCCAAGACACTGGAGGTGCGCCCGGCGGTGTTCCGCGGCGAGCGGATCGTCGAGATCGGCGAAATTCCGGTGGCGGATCACCCGCCGGTGCGCGCCGAGATCTACCTCGCTGCGGAGGCGCCTCCGGGCGCGGAGCGGCCGGCCGTGGGGCTCTATCGGCTCGGAACGCGCGTCTGCCAGGACATCGCGGCGCTACCGGAGTTCGCACGCGAGCCCTGGTCCACGGGAAGGCTGGAGGGCGCGCTCGACTACGCCGATTTCCGGGTTGCGCCGGCGTCGCGCGAGGGGTTCGCCCCGGACGCCTCGTATCACCCCTTCGTGGACGCGGTTCGCGGGGTGGAGCCGATTCTCCTGAAGCGGCTGCGCCGCGAAGAAGAAGCGCGCGACGAACAGGCCGGGCGGTCGCTAGTGCGCGAGCTGCAGTCGGCGTTCGCGCGCCTTCTCAAGGACCTTCCGGCCGGGGACTACGATTGGTTCGGCGCCGACGGCCGGCGCCCATTCGCGGGCGGAGGAGAGGGGCGCCCCGGGGGCCCCGACGCCGTGCCCGGAGGCAGGGACGGCACACAGGACGAGTTGGAAAGGGCGGCGGATCGTCCCGGGGTCACACCCGAGGCCGGCGAGGCGACCGCCGGCATGGCGCTTGACGGAGCGACCGAAGAGGCGGAAGCGGAGCCGATCATGCAGCCGGCACTGCTCACCGGACCGCTCGAGCGAGTCGTCATCCGGCCTGCAATCGTGCGCGTCGCAATCGGACGGCGCCGCCGGCTGGCGGCCATCGCGTTCGACGCTTCGGGCCTCGTCATCCAGAGCGGGTCCGTGCCGGAGATCGACCGTGGCCTGGAGTACGCCTGGACTCTTTCTCCCGGTGCGGCATCGCTCATCGTCGAGCCCGGCGGCCGGGCAATCGTCGAGGCGGGGGGCTGTCCGGGGCGCGGCAGGCTTGCGGTGCGCGTGCGCCAGGGGGCCGGGGACGCACACACGCGCGAGGCGTCGGCCGAGGCGGACGTCCTCATGGAAGCGGAGGCGGCGCGCCGGGCGTTTCCGCCCCCGGTCTTCGTGCACGCGGCGGGCGAGACGTGGCGCTCCCGCTGGAATGGGGCCTCGGGGAAGCTCGAGGTGAACTCCGCCCACTCCGACTACCAAGTCGCGCGCCCGCATCCCGCTCGCCGCCGGCGCTACCTCGGGCGGCTGTATGCGAAGGAGCTCGTTCTCCACAACTTCGGGCACGAACCGCCCTCCGCCATCCTGGAGCGCCTGCTCGAGGTGCTCACGCGATTGGACGAACACCTGTAG